The nucleotide window GGCGTGGGATTCGAGGCCGCCGCCATGTCCATCCTCAAGGGAGCGAAAAACCTCGACTCCGCCAAGGCCCTGGCCGACTGGATCGTGTCTGCGGAGGCCCAGAAGGTGCTGAGCGCGAAGAAGACCTACTTCTTCCCCGTGAGGGCCGACGTCTCCGCAGGAGAGGGGCTTCCCGCCCTTTCGGAGATCAAGCTCATCGATTACGACCGCATCAGGGCGGCCCAGGAGAAAAAGCGCATCATCGACCGCTGGGTGACCGAGGTCCTCGGACAGTAGAACCATCCGGCAGACAGATTTCCGGGGGGGAGGCGCCGGCCTTCCCCCCGCCGTTCAGGAGGCGCCATGGGCACATTCGCAAAAGGACGGAGGGAGATCCGGCTCCTTGCCCGGGACCCTCTTCTCGCGTTTCTGGTGGTACTTCTCTTTCTCTCCCTGGCCCTCTTCGTGGCCTATCCCCTGCTGTCGGTGCTCGTGAAGAGCCTCCAGACCGACGAAGGGACCTTTACGTTCGGAAACTACACCCGTTTTCTTACATTCAGATATCTCCGCTCGTCTTTATGGAACAGCCTCTCCGTGGGCTTCGCCACGGCGGCGGCCAGCGTGGCCGTGGGCTATGCGGCGGCCTTCACCATCACCCGGACGTCCATCCGGTGGAAGAAAGCCCTCCACCTGGTCTTCATCCTGCCCATCATCTCCCCGCCCTTTACGAGCGCCCTCTCCATCCTCATGCTCTTTGGCGCCAACGGCCTCATCACCCGGGGACTGCTGGGCATACGGAACTACAACATCTACGGCTTCAAGGGAGTACTCCTCTCCCAGATCTTCACCTTCGCCCCCGTGGCCTACCTCACCCTGAAGGGCGTGCTCGAATCGCTGAACCCCACCCTGGAGGATGCCGCCATGAACGTGGGGGCCGGCAGGATGCAGACCTTCCTCAGGGTGACCCTGCCCCTCAGCCTTCCCGGCATCGCCAGCGCCTTCCTCGTGGTGCTCATCGAATCCCTGGCGGACTTCGGCAACCCCCTGGTGCTCGCGGGAAGCCGGTTCCCCATGCTCTCCACCCAAGCCTACCTGGAGATCACGGGCTCCTTCAACCTTCCCCTGGGGGCCGCCCTCGCCGTGGTGCTCCTCATCCCGTCCATCACGTCCTTCGCCATCCAGAGGTACTACCTGCAGAAGAGGCAGTACACCACCGTGACGGGAAAGCCCACCGCCTCGTCGTCGAAGCTGGTCAGCCGGGGGGCCCGGCGCGGGCTCGTCACGTTCGCGGCCCTGTTCTCCGGCTTCGTCCTCCTCTTCTACGGCACCATCTTCCTCGGGGCCTTCACCAGGGTCTGGGGGTATGATTTCTCCCCCACCCTCGAGCATTTTTCATACGCCTTCGGCGTCGGCCTCGGGACCATCAGGGACACCCTCATCGTGGCCCTCTGGTCCACACCCCTTTCGGGCTTCCTGGGAATGCTCATCGCCTTCCTGGTGGTCCGCACATCCTTCCCCGGCAAAGGGCTTATGGAGTTCACCTCCATCCTCAACTTCGCCGTGCCGGGAACGGTGATCGGCATCGGCTACATCCTCGCCTTCAACCGCCCGCCCCTGATGCTCATGGGGACCCTGGCGATCCTGGTGCTGAACTTCGTCTTCCGGTACATCCCGGTGGGAATCCAGTCCGGCATCGCCGTGCTCCGGCAGATCGACCCCTCCATAGAGGAGGCGGCCCAGAACCTGGGAGCGGACAGGATCACCACCTTCCGCAAGGTCACCCTGCCCATCATCGCACCGGCCTTCTTCTCGGGCCTGGTCTTCGCCTTCGTCCGGGCCATGACCGCCATCAGCGCCGCCATTTTCCTGGTGTCGGCCAACTGGAACCTGCTCACCGTGCAGATCCTCAACCAGGTGGGCTCCGGAAGGCTCGGCGTCGCCGCCGCCTTCAGCGTGATCCTCGTGGTCATCGTCGTAGCCGCCATGGCCGTCATCGCGCGCCTCGTCCCCGGCCGGACCGGGGGCATGGCGGCAATCCAGATACAGGAGGAATAATCCCGTGAAACTTCGCATCGACTCTCTCGTCAAGGATTTCGGCAGCTTCGACGATCCGGGAGGCCTCTTCCGCGCCGTGGATTCCGTCTCCCTGGAGGTGGACGACGGAGAGCTCGTCACCCTGCTCGGGCCGTCGGGGTGCGGCAAGACCACCCTGCTCCGGATGATCGCCGGGTTCGAGGACCCCACCTCGGGGGACATCTTCTTCGGCGAACAGCGGATGAACGACGTCCCTCCCAACAGGAGGAACGCCGCCATGGTCTTCCAGTCCTATGCCATCTTCCCCCACCTGAACGTGAGGGACAACATCGCCTTCGGCCTTCGGCTCAGGAAGCTGACGGACAGGGAAATCCGCGAACGGACGGAGAACGTGGTGGACCTGGTGGGGCTGGGGGGCATGGAGGCACGGCAGCCGAGCCAGCTCTCGGGAGGGCAGCAGCAGCGGGTCGCCCTTGCCAGGGCGGTGGTGATGGAACCTTCCCTGCTCCTCTTCGACGAGCCCCTGTCAAACCTGGACGCCAAGCTCCGGGAGCAGATGCGGATCGACATCCGGAAGCTCCAGCAGCGGCTGGGAATCACGAGCATCTACGTCACCCACGACCAGATCGAGGCCATGAGCATCTCCGACAGGGTGGTGGTGATGAACCGGGGGAAAATCGAGCAGACGGGAGCCCCCCGGGAGCTGTACTCGAAGCCGGCGAACCGCTTCGTGGCCTCCTTCATCGGCAAGGCGGCCTT belongs to Aminivibrio sp. and includes:
- a CDS encoding iron ABC transporter permease, encoding MGTFAKGRREIRLLARDPLLAFLVVLLFLSLALFVAYPLLSVLVKSLQTDEGTFTFGNYTRFLTFRYLRSSLWNSLSVGFATAAASVAVGYAAAFTITRTSIRWKKALHLVFILPIISPPFTSALSILMLFGANGLITRGLLGIRNYNIYGFKGVLLSQIFTFAPVAYLTLKGVLESLNPTLEDAAMNVGAGRMQTFLRVTLPLSLPGIASAFLVVLIESLADFGNPLVLAGSRFPMLSTQAYLEITGSFNLPLGAALAVVLLIPSITSFAIQRYYLQKRQYTTVTGKPTASSSKLVSRGARRGLVTFAALFSGFVLLFYGTIFLGAFTRVWGYDFSPTLEHFSYAFGVGLGTIRDTLIVALWSTPLSGFLGMLIAFLVVRTSFPGKGLMEFTSILNFAVPGTVIGIGYILAFNRPPLMLMGTLAILVLNFVFRYIPVGIQSGIAVLRQIDPSIEEAAQNLGADRITTFRKVTLPIIAPAFFSGLVFAFVRAMTAISAAIFLVSANWNLLTVQILNQVGSGRLGVAAAFSVILVVIVVAAMAVIARLVPGRTGGMAAIQIQEE
- a CDS encoding ABC transporter ATP-binding protein encodes the protein MKLRIDSLVKDFGSFDDPGGLFRAVDSVSLEVDDGELVTLLGPSGCGKTTLLRMIAGFEDPTSGDIFFGEQRMNDVPPNRRNAAMVFQSYAIFPHLNVRDNIAFGLRLRKLTDREIRERTENVVDLVGLGGMEARQPSQLSGGQQQRVALARAVVMEPSLLLFDEPLSNLDAKLREQMRIDIRKLQQRLGITSIYVTHDQIEAMSISDRVVVMNRGKIEQTGAPRELYSKPANRFVASFIGKAAFLPGEKAAAGWTLLGRPWNPEAGESLIPGKYDIMVRPEGVRLSPAGSGTGHLDGTVIRSTYLGSVMEYEVDLPGTEPVTVHIPNPFERNPLAPGAAAELTLIPEGLHFLPAEK